The following proteins are encoded in a genomic region of Oncorhynchus keta strain PuntledgeMale-10-30-2019 chromosome 35, Oket_V2, whole genome shotgun sequence:
- the LOC118368808 gene encoding cytokine receptor common subunit gamma-like, which yields MYKCWGVFVLYYFVSFVATQPETEIPSPRNVTFSWTNEFCWELSWSLLENVDSQRCKYHINMSWIGQKNISRMKKETRLEECFPLMGGVRFFIQTQCNRTQMSQTVVHTIPAPTELVTNFKCFLYTSKAMNCSWLLANQVPEDLQLYYGFFRLKNMSKVSECNEYLYNGNQRTGCHLRGDFHMRIFFQVNGTLNGSSVRNTFEVNPKDHVQPIPLELKITEEGSNLNISWISPDIRHPRCWKYIINYTRCKMPESKSLEDKTWIMVNYDPYCQYRVRIKPIFSQLCGMGEGDWTEEEIYGKDGNRDWHLHVAAVFISVMAVIVSILVCFCIRKHKDKILPKVPKPTNLISDMFNNNNKMSINENLYIPAQEEVDCKITLVQYPLPQQPES from the exons ATGTACAAATGCTGGGGAGTTTTCGTCTTGTACTATTTCGTTTCATTCGTAGCTACACAGCCTGAAACAG AGATCCCATCACCAAGAAATGTGACTTTCTCTTGGACGAACGAGTTCTGCTGGGAGCTTTCATGGAGTCTACTGGAGAATGTTGATAGTCAGAGATGTAAATACCATATCAATATGTCATGGATAGGCCAG AAGAACATAAGCAGGATGAAGAAGGAAACACGGTTAGAGGAGTGTTTTCCTCTGATGGGAGGTGTGCGTTTCTTCATACAAACTCAGTGTAACAGGACACAGATGAGTCAAACTGTAGTTCACACCATCCCTGCCCCCACAG AGTTGGTGACGAACTTCAAATGTTTTCTCTACACTTCTAAGGCCATGAACTGCAGCTGGCTCCTAGCCAATCAGGTCCCAGAAGACCTCCAGCTTTACTACGG ATTTTTCAGGTTAAAAAATATGAGTAAGGTATCGGAATGCAATGAGTACCTGTACAACGGCAATCAGAGGACAGGATGTCATCTGAGAGGAGACTTCCACATGCGGATCTTCTTCCAGGTCAATGGGACTCTCAACGGTTCATCGGTACGGAATACCTTCGAGGTGAATCCTAAGGACCATG TGCAGCCTATACCTCTTGAATTGAAGATCACAGAGGAAGGGAGCAACCTCAATATTAGCTGGATTTCACCAGACATAAGACATCCACGCTGTTGGAAGTACATCATCAACTATACCAGATGTAAAATGCCTGAG AGTAAGTCCTTGGAAGACAAGACTTGGATCATGGTGAACTATGACCCTTACTGTCAGTATCGTGTTCGCATTAAACCCATCTTTTCACAATTGTGTGGTATGGGAGAGGGTGACTGGACTGAGGAGGAAATATATG gtAAAGATGGGAATCGGGATTGGCACCTGCATGTTGCAGCCGTCTTCATTTCAGTCATGGCGGTTATAGTTTCCATCCTGGTTTGTTTTTGTATAAGGAA ACACAAGGACAAGATCCTCCCCAAAGTTCCCAAGCCAACCAACCTCATCAGTGATAtgttcaacaacaacaataagatGAGCATTAATGAGAACCTCTACATCCCAGCACAAGAGGAAGTAGACTGTAAGATCACCCTAGTACAATACCCTCTTCCTCAGCAGCCAGAGTCGTGA